TAATACCAAATATTACTAACAGGAATTTTCATCAAACACCAGTTGCTGTGAAGTACATACAAAAATgtatactgatggttctaaaactgaaTATGATGTTGAATGCTGTATATACATAAACGGTGAAGTTCATTCGTAGAAACTGCCAGATATAGCCAGTGTTTACATGGCAGACCTCATTACTATACAGTAATCCTTTTGCTGcttggaaaattttttcaaagagaGACTACTTATATGTTCCCACTCTTTAAACTCACTGACTGCTATTTGGGAATACAACGTTGAAGATCCTTATCGCAGACATCCTGGACATTCAGTGTGTGTAAAACTCAATGGAATGACGATGTGGATTCAGATCATGCTGGTATCTCAGGAAATAAAATCGCAGATGTCAGTATGGATAAAATTTGTGAGATTACAAACATAATCTATATTCGGGTGACAGACGTTAATATTCGTCTACCACCATCAGAACACGTTgagtaatgaatttaaaagattaaatccgAGACTGAATGCGACTTAATTTCCTTAGTTTATGAAGGAACAATGCGAAACTAACTCACATGGAACAAGTGGCGGTGACCAGACTCAGGATCAGTGACATATGAATTACAGATTCATATTTGTAAACCagcaaataaatatcaattagcAGTGTGTGTGATAAACCAATTTCTGTTAACCATCTACTGGATGAGTGTACTAtacatgaaaactttaaaaagaattacGGACTAAGAAATAGCGTTACTGCTTATTTAGAAAATGGCGAACAGAAAAAATTGTCGCTTACCTAAATGCCGAGGGATAACTAATGCTAATAAAGTAAGCCTTCAACAATGTCAGTATGTGTTATGTTTGGCTGAGGAACCTCCATGTTAAGGCACTTTACACCTAAACATACAGTTCTCAAATGTACATGATGTTTGtccaataatttttgttaattatattttattgtgtgtttaatattttagttttacttcttGTTTTACGCCAATTTCAAGGCTCTTTATTCCTGTATGTGTTATGTAAatgtcttatttaaatatttcaatgtgagtttttttaaattaaaaatgtaaggtTTCCATAGACTCTTACATCTGAAGATCCtaccactgatttttttttcagaatgtgaCGAACGTTCATAGCCTGCTACGTCAATACCCATAACTCCTGGGCTTTTACTTACCTGGAGaagttctttataataattttttaagaattttagttataatttataatttttttttttttttttttattttataaaaattaacttttatgatttttttgttaaatgattttattccataaactgaaaaaaaaaccatgaggTTAATttactttgcttttttttaaaatttgatgaaatatcaCAGAATACCTCCATGTGTTTTAATCACGGTACTATAGAGACCGTATTATAGAGAGTTCAATTGTATTATAGTGACTTGAATTACTGCGTCATAagattttacgatttttttaaatatttttaccagaGATGGAAGATTTTACAATTTGTTAGGCCGTTATTACAAATAACAATCTATATTCTTGAATGCCATAAGttaacgtaaataatttaaagatttcttccgtattctaatatatatgttttataatatcagACTGATTCTTTGGAAAAACAAGTTTTCTTTCTTATAGTAATCTGATTATTCAGTTTGCATTAATTTGCATATCCTGACAAGGTTTACTCCATATAAAATTCTGTTGCTTGTGGTATATTACTTCatcaacttattatttaaatttgaattattttcttatcattaggatttctttattattattttttttccttggtGATATTGACACATATGCTTGAAGCATGTGCGTGGGAAGTGGAAATTcagcatatgaaaaaattctgagcgtgaccgggattcaaaccgaGCATCTCCGTATtataggccgagacgctaccgctcgcaccacggaggcgactgttattatacaatatatagtTATACGGTATTATGGtcttttatttagtatatattatttaatatatatatatatatatatatatatattaaatatataattttatagtaaatccTACATTCCCAAAATTCTCTGAGTTGATTCTTTATATCTCcggttaaacatattttattaaacatagatTGTTGCTCGTAAAAACGACCTAACAAGTTTCAAAATCTTCCAGCTCTGGTAGAAGTACAGTATACtagtataacaaattttaaaaaatataaaaaagtttaatatgaaaaattaaattttttttctttttaagctgGATCACGTGTAAATGCGTGGCAAATAATCTACATAAGTATCACGTCGTCTTCCATACATTCGATCTGTGTTTATTCACGTTGTAATAAACATTGATacgtataaacaaaaataacaatttaatgtcTGTTGGTGATCAAGTAAAATTAATGGTGaactaaaatatgttaattagcgaaattatattaataaaatatgtaattgtgaTTATCTTATTGATTTATCAAACGCTGAAACGTCTAGATTAATtagtttacattatatttttacaataaattattgaagGATAGGAGGAATGATCACAAAGGTGTAGGGCAAAATTCACCAAtttctaaagaataataaaatataaactcaataaaaatctatgtataaaaatgaaattttttaacatctataatttataattttatattatattaatttaatattaacactgCATTATCAGTACTacgaattacaatatttttttatgcaagaaaTTGCTTAAGatgcaaaacaaaattatgtacacTATGAATGAAGTTTATTCAATGGTGGCAAAACAGTATTAACGGGCTAATAGATAACTGGATTATTTTGTATGGCACTAAATGTTTGAGTTTGCGTAGTCATTAGGTTAtggagaaaataatattttcaaaaataattatgaacgtGATAGGTACCTTCACCCTACAAGAGGTATTTCTATTTCTTAATGAAGTTTTTTGTTATTAgagtatcatttaaatttttccacTGTTGAATTTAATCTACATACCATCATCCTCGTTTTAATTACAAGGTGTGTTTCcacaaaattctttaattaaaaagatttgatGGTATACGGGAAAACTGTTTGTTAAAAACTCTTTTTATGAAGAATAGTGTTGATTAATGAAGGGATGATGAATTGTTTATGATGTTTTATCTAGATTAAATCAGTATCTTTTGGATGAAGTCTACAATGCATTTTTGTATAATCATAGTTAGAGGAATTTCATAGCATTCTGCTTGCATTTAAATTTCTCTTGTAgcaatataaattacttatgtaaTGATTGTGGGagattaatttaaacttttgtcatttttattttgtaagaccTTAATGTTACTCATATTTATGATAACATCCGTCTTATTATAGGAAATAATGTTTTcgttacttttttctaaaaaggaTCATTCTTAAAGTGAAagtattgtacaaaataattaatttagtactACTTTTCAGGTAAACTATCATTTATCTCACTTTCGTGTAAAATACAAATGTTACCTATCAAACACTACCTTTCCTAGGTGAGTCATGTTGCAAAAACTGATATCCATAGTGCAATAAACccaaattcagtaaaaataataaataattataagtaaaataaaacaatttaactatTCAACAAACCATTTCTTTCACCTCCTTAAAAGTTATTTtgcgtaaaataaatatatttttcactaaaGTTACTTGTAATCTTTAAGTGATAAATACCCGGAATGTATGAAACAGAATGACTTGGATTCAAAACTATAAATTGCAGGGATTTATAGTTTTCcatgaaaagtaaataacatttgcACTTCATGAATGTGCGTGTCGTAAGTTTCGAATACCGTCCTGGCATCCGGTACTTTCCCTTAAACAAACGCTAGCTTCGCACTTCAACATCCTAAATAAAATGGCTTCTGTGTAATCAAGCCGTTCAGTGTTCTAAGATGTAGCAAGACATAGTTTGTAATAAAGACTGACTGTGAGTTCCGACTTCGTTTGAGAATTTAtcaactataatataaaaatattactcgcTGGTATAATCAATTTGGAGAATCTGGAtgtttgtaaaagtgaaagagtCCACAGTGACCACGTCCTTTAGAGTAAAGTGTACAACGAATTCTAGAGACTCTTTTCAGCAAATCACAAAAAAGTTGATTTAACGTGGTAATTGAGAAATTGTGATTCATCATATGAGTGTTTGGTGTGTGTTAAGAAGACGGTTGAATTTCAGTTACAGTGAAAGCAAACTGCAAATTTACCAGTAGTAATCGGGCGCATATGGATTACAAACTGTACAACCGCTCTCCGTGTGAGTGAGATAAGAATAGATAATGTTTTATGTTACCTATTCTTAGTTTATATCGAGGGCAATAGGCTCTTACCTTGGTTAatgtttattgatgaaaaaaaattttatttaatcggaAATTGTGTACATCACAATGTTTGCCTTCGGAAACATGAGAATCCGTTCGAGATTGTACAGTCGgtccgaatttaaaaaaagtgaggTTTTTTCTTCGGTTTCGTTTACAAACATTTATGatccttttttaagaaaacaatttaatcttagtaaatgaaatttcaaacatCTTATAGTAGCGTTTAATCTGTCttgtaacagaattttattatttaatatatctgtttGAGATCGGGTCCTTTACTTGATGTACTAtgtaatttcttcattaaaataattttagaattacgcCCAACATTGACacttttttacaaatatgtaaaaagtttctccttacagtatatttaataaaagtaacttgtattattaaattgaatgagAAGAAAATAAACGTCGCTAATGAAACATTATCTAAACACCCTTTTTCCTTCTTCGATACTGTAAACTGTAATCCTAATCATTAATCGATtattgatttgattaatttttctcgaaaatccataaataattaaattaactttttgtaattaaataaattccagGATAATTTACTGACAATCTAGTTAGGACATTTAGATAGAAAGTTATAATATAACAAAGACATGTTTATTTAAATCCTAAATTAAATCCCTGACAATCTTAAAGTGAGTGTAGAAAAAAGAGCTTGATTTCATAGACAATGATGGCTTTATGTTGCTTTCATGTAGACTCCTGtgatataggtaaaaaaaaatttaattatttgtacaaatGGATTTCTTGTCAAAGTCGCAGAAGAAATGTAAATCTGTAAATAcacctgcaataaaaaaaatataatatatttaaatatattgaattttaaccaaatgatttatatttgtaatttgagaaaaaaataaattgtatttctttaaaggaataaaactataatgaacacagttttttttttatgatgatggGAGTTGTAAATTTTACACTCTTATTGAGATaaggaattttaatattataatttcattcccTTTTCCTGccatggaatatttttattaatataaatttcattgatttaaattatttttctgtaaataatttaatttttatttttagtttccagCAAAAGTAATGTTATTTGGTACGAGTTTACAATCAAATTAGCTCTAAAAAACTTCAAACAAATATTCTTACGATTGTCTTATcggttattattgttatatatttaatatgcaaatttaattatactttcttGTATATCCTTAAGTATAAACTACTATACAAAGCAGggttattgaaacaaaatatttcaagcaATTAATCTTTAGAAGGctatataatttcactttttacGTTGTCAGGTATATTgtaaaattggattttaatgGTTGTTTCATAGATTGATATAGTTTTTATAGCAATATTATTTTGTGCAAAAGTACTTAATAGTTGaagacgatttaaaaatatttgctgttTATCGAAAAACCTGGTGGTGATGAATGTTGTGTAAGATTGGTTTTTTGAGGAGGAAAGTTAAAATATGtatgttcaaaattaaaacaatgaatgaaaaatgttattaatatataattaactggAAAGAAACatacatactaaaataaataagtcagtattttttttatcttgcataacaaatatttataaaccttaccctgtttttttacatttcatttgaattttatttataaaattcaaataataataataattagatttaaaattgataaaaaatattttgttgtcttAGTAAACTGGTAGTGATATAGTCCTGGTTACAAAGTATaaagaattcttctacctccttgaAATCTGAACAGGGTAACCGTTTTTAGAGTCCATCATAAAAGTATTGTTGAATTGTAGTTTTTTCAGATCGACATCTGaatgaattttgtagttttttattacagttgCAACTATAATTTTCATTGACATCATTGCAAACGCATATCCTGAAACAAACATAATTGCATCACACCtttttaatcgaaaaaattattatcttcatatttacatttaatgactGAAAAAATATAGAAGTTGTTCGACTTCCTAGGTTATTCATCTAATGTCGCTTGGTCCGAGATACGTCCTTTCAATCATACAAATTATCCACActtaatgtcaataaaaaaagaataaaaaaataattttttttgtcatttcactAGTGgtagcaaatgttttttttttgacaattcttaAAGTGCTAGCAACATGTATTAATTTCTACACGTTTGAGGTTTCATAAAAGTTTTGCGCATTTTAATATCCTTTGCTATTTTCACATTCTACGATCCAACTGTGATATGTCCTAAATGTTACCATGTACATTTCAAAAGCGTTTCTTTGTTAACgaaatttcaatatttgattATGAAACCAAATGGCGTTTAATACCAAATATTCTATTTACTAGCATGCATATGATTTTCATTTCCTGTTTTTGTATGTACTATGCGGGGTACTTATCATATGcagcaaaataaattacaataggaAAAGAACATATGTGCCCCAAAATAAATGAACGAAAAAAACATGGAATTGAGAAAGGATGAAAATACAAATAGGTAACCGAATTGCGAGATTGTAATGCAAGTATGAATTCGTTCAAgttctaaacaaaaatattgtaaattcaaaatatattaaatacgcTATTACAATAAACTTCTTTTACTACATCCCTCATTTCTCCAGAACTCTTTCTAAAAGTATATTAAGTGGATAATTCTTCACGTTTTCAGACGTGTGCTTCTTtctaactttttatagaaaaagaggTTCATATAATATTTCGAATCCACGTTCATTTTATTCTtaacgataattaaaaattattaaatgttttaatacaaataaaaatagttaaatgaaaataatacttatttaaaaaatcttatttaaattttttttcattagttgttCTGAACTCTTACACTTGATCGCTTCAAAATCTAACAGTAACAAGAATagtagtgatttaaaaaaaaaatatatatatacattaaaaatataatgaaattaaatacggACATTTCTAGTTGCCTTGcgtattgttatataatattcgtaaatattttttcattgaatttctcTTTGAAGTGTATAAATGAAATACGCAAAACAAAAATAGTACATTCTTTCGTCCAAtagatatataaagaaaaattctattctaTTAATTAGACAATCTGATGTCGCAAAcgacaagtaaaaaataatggaatataatattactaacaactaaatatacttttataattaccgGGACAATTTCTAGGACCCATGCTGAACGGAATATAACTGTACTTCGGTCTTTTTTCAATCTCTTCTGGTAGAAAGTGTTCAGGGTAGAAATCGTCTGGATGTTTCCAAAATCTACGATCTCTATGTACTCCGTAAATACATATAATTGTTGATGTCCCAGCTGGAagtttaatattatctaaaacaataaactatataaattcaTTCGCTGttcttggtaaaaaaataaaataaataaataagacagtTCAGTTTTAACAATAggaaatgcatttttataataattctgtcTTTATTTACACTACTCATTAGTATGCAAGAATAACTATTTCAATAATAGATCCATACCTTCTAGTATTCTTCTTTTAGAATTAGacgtaaattatgaattattaaatgaataatgtttaatctTGTCATGTGTAATGAATGAATGTCCCGACAACGGCCTTGTCACCCCTTTCAtggaaatgttaataatttttttaatattgataaaaatagattccgcaaataaagaaatattaacgtACAATCGTGCAGTATCATAGCGAACACTGCTTTTAACTTGCCCCGAACGAACTGAtgaatcttcattaaattttcacatgcacaacttcagatataaaaaaaagaaaaacgttttggaGCAAAAATGGATCAATTTGCTCAATATTCACTATTTAAGAAGCTGGGTTGATAAATAATTGGAACCTCCctctacttttataaataaattaatatattttaattgagagAAAACAAATAAATCGACTTCTAGTTTGACTGGATTGGGTGGGTTGAAGACTCGAATAAAATGATGTCATTGTTGACAAATCGTTTATggtattattatttcatgaagCGCTATTtaatgagacaaaaaaaaaatcaaaagttaaacataaatatgAACGAATTGCCTACCGTGATTATTGACGTTTATGTTCATTAAATccatgaaaaattcattaaaagatttagataactttttcttcttctaaacggtaagaaaaattataattaagacttTTTAAATGACATCTTTTACGATATTTTAGGTGAAATCAACTCCATAGATTGTTACTAAAGAATAtcaagtagaatattttttacccTATGGCAAAAATTTCTGCATGCTGTtcttattgtatgattattatccagtttaataatatatttaaaaaaatgtgtgtctTAGCAGATGGAAACccaaaaatctattatttttctgagtaaatatattttctcaatCATATTGGAAACTAATGAAATTGCTAAAATTGTACTTaccgaaatataaaaaattcaaagaacagaaaattctaaaaataataaaatttgtatcttgGAAAGTAGGAAATTATTGTTTGAAGTAgtaaaaaagttgacaaaaattaaaattttagggtttaacaaaaaaaaaaaaatcatttattttactataaaatacgTGTAGGAAGGTGGCAAATAAGTTGatctcaattttttccttctgatAAGGAACGAATGCAATCGGCCtcaatcataattttgttttaaattaactcaAATGAGAAaaccataaacataaaaaattaatttaatcttaatatatgcgaataatatttaatttaattaataactaatagcGTACTTGAttcaatctaataaaataaattttcaatattacttttaCGCTAcggtattgaataaaaaaaagtaaaccatAATTACGATATTATAAGACCTAATAAATGCAGCCCCAACATAAACTTACTTCTATATTCTCTCAGCTTTCAACACAACGAACGGGAGATCAAAAAAGCAATTTTGAACTAactaaaggaatatttttttattttttatgtagcgatacaaaataaaaaaaattctttcccatTTCTGCGGCAGTGAGCCGactataatttagtttaattttaatatttcgtttaatttcttttaatattgataaaaatagattaataacatccatgttatttttaaactacacgctggttagaattaaaaaatgcattactGTATTGCTGCTCTTAGAAAAATGTATGATTCAATTTACTCaacaatgattacataaaaataatttcacattgcCTCCTGGATTTATGAATCTTTGTAATAGAATACATACGTGGATAACGATTATTCAAAACAAGATAGTTTTATCCATCCTCATATCTTACTAAAATGCTTTTtgctgattaattatttatatcaattttgcaTATTTGTTTACAGAGaagtgaaattacattttttttaaaaatgctactaAGATTTTTGTGGGTATTTTTATAAAGCGTATTTTGCTGGATAAGCAGAacaacgtttttataaaatgaagtcaATTCTACAAATCCATAAGTTTCCGTTTACACAATAGTATATACTGTATGTTTTCCAAAACATGGTGTGCCCAAAACGTTtcctgtattaatattattattattattacatagtaGAAATTTAAATGATGCGCTTTTAAGTTTTTTCGCCTTTATGCAAGCgcaatgttaataaaaaagaaattaattatttactttatctgTTTGAtggtaaatacaaacaaaatgttattattttttgaaattattactcacaagtaatgaaaaaaagtaagtaaataaaaatctaaatgtacAGAAATCTTAGACTGTAAGCCTTGAGAATAAGAAACCAGgtgaattgaatattttttaaatccgatgtatatatcatgtaaatatatattatgcttaTATCATCCCGCGCGGGAGTTGCCACATTGAAGtttgattttaaagtacaatatgtaaataaaaatacatactaaaACTCACCatctaaatatatatctttttcaagTCTACGACTAATCACTGGAATCGTATAATGGCGCAAAACCTCTTTAAGAACCATTTCCAAATACCGTAACTTAGGAAGATCAATGTACGTTATATCTTCATTGCTTTCACCTATGGCATCTACTATTTCTTTGTACACCATTTCTTGTTTATCTTTGTATATTCCCAGAATCATCAAAGCATAACTTACTGCTACTGCTGACGTGTCAGATCCCTGAAATAAAGTTTACAAATGTgcagttttaaaaactaaactaaacttaAACTACTTAAACTAAACTTAATTAAGGACAAAACCTCAGCTTTTCATGACTAATATAATTAGGAAAATgatttaatactatatatatacgcATTACCCATCATTTCTGATAGTATATAAACCATCAATTCGAGATTATAAGGACATTTtagattaatgttttattaccagatcctttaatattattacgaccaatttataataaaatattcaaatattggaAAGAACCCGAAATTTCAGTTTGGCTTAacgattttaattaaaggaaacaGGCCTTGCCTATGTCATAAAATTTTCGGGGACATCATATATAGTGTAGCttttttctttggaatttttCATCACCATCGTTATATGATGactagatgaaaataataattagttattattgttatcaaCAGATTTGCTAAGTTATAACTgtgtaaaaattttgtatttaagagaactattaaatattttgtacttacaCCAACAAACATATCTCCAACTTTAAAAACTAACTGATCATCAGCTAAATCTTTGAAGTGATCTAGAATTACATCAAGAaaaactcttttcttttcttcagctgtaaaaaagattacaaaaaaaaaagttaaaagtttattaataaaactacttatttttttatgtatttatttttataactatgaaataagtaaaatcaaTATACACttcttaataaacttaaatttaaatgtttaaaatagtttCTCATCTCTCTTcccgaaatattaaaattatatttatacttaattctCGCTCTGATAAGTGATGATTTCCAAGTAATAgtcgtttttattcattttatctcttactagatcaaggaattgtgtcaaaatatattaattatcttaagaacctaataaacataattcatttttCTAGTAGATTATAGCTAGTCTGCCTGgattttgtaagtattttaaaactgtaagatACATAAACAACAAAAGAGGAATTAGTATTTTAGATCACAAAAACTCTAAACTGTGAACATGTTTTGAATAGTACCAAAATCGTATGATTTGTAgagtgaaagaaaatttttttttggatggaaAAATAAGTATTAGCAAACCTTTTCCAAATATTATCGAAAACATGTATCTATTTCTtgagaaaaagtaaatgtttttcacCCATATTTACCcattaaaaaatcttcaattctcttcaaagatatattaacataatattttttccattacttgTTTATCAGAGAAAAATGTCTAACTTCCTCTAAGAAAGTAATCGtagtattattctattaaataacactaatataattattttttgtttactaaaatcTGATGTatgatttaatctgtttttttatcctgcaaatgaataaaactaagaatctttctatcacccaccagttttgaaaaaaattttaaattttaatttaaggatttaatcatttttcaacgtatagttaacattttaagctcctatattgtattttgttagctcattttttattttataactttgttaacataatttgaagCTACTTCATAATTTACTCCATAATTTGAAACTTCTAAGAAAGTAGTCGtcgaatttttctattaaataattagctAAAAGATATATTCCAGCTTAATATACGTTATAGAAAGTCAGacatataattgaaatttaattttttttggtagataTTGTAAAGTACTAGCATGAATAATAACTTGTTTTACAGAATTTACCAGTAACGGAATCAGATGTGACACATTCTTCTTTCCGTGCCAATTTACGTTTctgaattatctaaaaaaaaaaaaaatcataacagtaAGATAGTTTCAAAGAacactcacatacacacacatacgcgcgcgcgcggatatgtatatatatatatatatattcattgttgtaataattgaaaaaaaaattttaagtgtacaatttttatatatatcgtctaacaaataaaagtgacaaatctagcgaaaatttattatttgtttaggaTACTTATCACAGTTGAAAAAAATGAGGTACCTACCTATTTAGATTATAagagagaatttttttctaatttatttaacgttataAGATTATGAATACCTCTTTCCCGAATCTATGCAAATGTTGAATATATTTCTTGCACTCTTTTGAACGTTTTGTCATGTAATACAGAATATCTGgttgaagatatattttaaagaatctttCTTTAATGATATGAACTGTCCTGAaaagagatttaaatatttcattataacaaggtttttcttttaaaaaaaatccttaataacTAATCATTTTACCTAATTTA
This DNA window, taken from Lycorma delicatula isolate Av1 chromosome 7, ASM4794821v1, whole genome shotgun sequence, encodes the following:
- the LOC142328297 gene encoding cytochrome P450 4C1-like encodes the protein MLTFILATVSDHKSRLEITDVAWLVPYLKVSSLYQLELAKLREKNCAYHLEDAAWMSKVGKDLDIICYKIFWAIMILLVTSLAWHTWRIIRIERIIKKIPGPPIWPIIGNAHLFFGLDVHKLISKTNQLIEEYGGSFRFWLGPNLKVFLAEPRHIKAILTSECATNKDPCYEYFKQGIDGILIASGENWKQLRKMVNPTFNQKILESFTKCFNEESKILVNVLEEKIDAPPFDMHEYVARTTLDILCGTQMNVKTSEQIDNTSDFAKYVVWTVHIIKERFFKIYLQPDILYYMTKRSKECKKYIQHLHRFGKEIIQKRKLARKEECVTSDSVTAEEKKRVFLDVILDHFKDLADDQLVFKVGDMFVGGSDTSAVAVSYALMILGIYKDKQEMVYKEIVDAIGESNEDITYIDLPKLRYLEMVLKEVLRHYTIPVISRRLEKDIYLDDNIKLPAGTSTIICIYGVHRDRRFWKHPDDFYPEHFLPEEIEKRPKYSYIPFSMGPRNCPGYAFAMMSMKIIVATVIKNYKIHSDVDLKKLQFNNTFMMDSKNGYPVQISRR